From the Triticum urartu cultivar G1812 chromosome 4, Tu2.1, whole genome shotgun sequence genome, the window CCATTCCTCCGCTCCACCCCACCCATGGGCGCCGACCGCCTCCTCCACCTCGTCCGCGCGCCGGCGGCCGCCCCCGCGGGTCCCCTACGCGGCCACCCCCGGCCGCACAGCCGGGTCCGCCTCCCCGCGACGCCCGCCGCCGGGATGCGCCGCGTCGCCGTGTCCTGCTCTGCCTCCGGCTCCGGCTCCGGCTCCGGCTCCGGACCGGCCGACGAGGAAGGCATGACCTACAAGGGCGCCGGCGTGGACATCGACGCCGGGACCGAGCTCGTCCGCCGCATCCGCAGGCTGGCCCCCGGGATTGGCGGCTTCGGCGGCCTCTACCCCCACGGTGCACCTCTACTCTTCCTCATCTTGCTCGCTTTTCCATGCTGCCTTTTACTCTAGTTAGCGGTCCTCTGTACTGCGATTCAGAATTCAAGCGTGGAGACGCAAGAAATCCGTTGCCTATGATTGTGCGTAGATCGGAAATTGGTTGTACAGGGGGATGCCTTGTTACATAATTCAGTAATTGATGGCCTTTTTTCTGTCAGTGAGAGGGGGCGATTGTGAGGTACTACTATACTACTGTTTGGTAGATATATGTTGTGGAAAGTGACAGGTGTGGAAAGTGAGTTTCTTatgttgtactccctccgttcctaaatatttgtctttctagagatttcaacaggtgactacatatggagcaaaatgagtgaatctacactctaaaatatgtctatatacatccgtacgGTAGTctatttgaaatctctaaaaagacaaatacttaggaacggagggagtatttgacTAAACAGTAATTGATATATGTATCTACCAAGCACAAACAGTATTGTAGTATTAGGCTAGTAAGAGTAAGAGGTCTGCGTCGTGTATTTGACTAGTTATTACTCGTTTACTTACTTGGATACAGAAATGTGTTGCCGTGTTAGTAAAATTTGGTCTTCTGCCATTTTGTTGAACAGGGGACGAGTACCTTGTGGCTGGTACTGATGGAGTTGGGACGAAGCTCAAGCTCGCGTTTGAGACCGGTATTCATGATACCATCGGGATTGACCTGGTATGTTCTCACTTGCTTTTCATACATGTCGTCTGTCAGATTTCCTAGGAGAGTCGATGAACATTTTCTGTGTCTGATCCATCGTGTCAGGTTGCTATGAGTGTCAATGACATTGTAACTTCTGGTGCGAAGCCATTGTTCTTCCTCGATTACTATGCTACAAGCAAGCTCAATGTTGACCTTGCAGAGAAGGTATACTGTCAGTATTGCTGCTCATTTAGCACAGTAATTCTTGCTCTTGCTCATTTTATCTGTCTTCCACCCATGGAGGATGATATCTATCTAGCTTTGATGGTAACTTTGTTTTGTACTTTCATAGGTCATCAAGGGGATTGTGGATGGATGCCAGCAATCAGATTGTATTCTGCTGGGAGGAGAGGTGAGATATTCTGGAATAATGCACAGATTTATAAACTGTGAGAGTACCTATTGATCTGTGCGCATCAGTCTGATAGTAACTAGATGATCTGCCATTTGATTATTTATTCTTGGTACATCGACGAAGTTGACTCAGCAATGCATAAATACTTAACATGGCCATCTGTTTTACTCTTAGCAATGATATTTACTCTCCTGAAGCATTCCACATGGGCCATACAACTCTGAATATAAGCAGCATTTAGAAAAAACTGCATAACTCAGTGAGCTATTGTTGATACAGACAGCAGAAATGCCTGATTTCTACAAGGAAGGTGAATATGATCTGAGTGGTTTTGCTGTGGGTGCCGTAAAGAAGGATAAGGTCATTGACGGTAAAAACATTGTGGAGGGAGATGTCCTGATTGGCCTTCCTTCCAGTGGGGTTCATTCCAACGGGTTCTCTCTTGCTAGGAGGTATGCATTTATCCAGCTCCATTTGTTTAAAATCCACATAGATGATTGAGAGTGCAAATCTGATGTCACTGGTGCTTTCCTTTTGATACAATTATTGCTTCTGGTTAACGACAGTCGGAAAAATGTTTTTTTTTTCTAGAGTACTGGACAAAAGTGGACTCTCCTTGACTGATCCTCTCCCAAGAAATGATGGTGTAACAACTACCGTTGGTGAAGCTCTCATGGCACCAACTGTCATCTATGTCAAGCAGGTTAGCTTATTCTGACGAATGTCTCATATCCAGTTGACCATTTCCTGAATTTCTGATTCAGTTGTGTGGAATGAAAAAAGGTACTTGACATTATCGGCAAGGGTGGTGTAAAAGGACTAGCCCATATTACTGGTGGTGGCTTTACTGATAATATCCCAAGAGTATTTCCTAAAGGACTTGGGGCGAAAATTGTCACCGGGTCGTGGCAAGTGCTGCCTGTGTTCGAGTGGCTTCAACAGGTAAGAGCAAACAAATCCATTAGCTTGTCATGCACATTCTTGGAGCCCCGGTGAATATAGTCGCTTGTTTATAATCAAAATAATTGGTTGATGATTTGGTATCCATCTTGAGAACTTATTAATATCAGCCAGCCCAATGGTATTAGGACGTTAGTAACAAAACAAATATCTAAGTAACAATTTGTTTGATACTCGATACCAACATTGCTGAAAGTATGGTTAGTGCTGGCATGTGTATTAAAGGACCTGCAATGTTAAGCTTGAATTGGATGGGGATCTGGGAGCTTGGTAAAACATCACACAACAGAACAAGCATAGGATTCTGTGTAGCCCAGAGAAACACCGACattatgatgtttttatgcatcTGTGTGCACAGTGCTCATCTGtctttttgcaaaaaaaaaagtGCTCATCTGTCTGATCCTTAACTCCTGTTTTTTTTCCCCGACACTCGCAGGTTGGCAAAATCGAAGATGCTGAGATGCTGCGAACGTTCAACATGGGCGTCGGGATGGTCCTTGTAGTAAGCAAGGATGCGGCGGACAGAATCCTGGAAGAATCAAGTCCGGCTTACCGCATCGGAGAGGTGATCCAGGGCGAGGGGGTTCAGTACGTCTGAGAGCCTACACAAGCATCTCAAACTTCTAATGGTTGAGAATTGTTTAGCTGATGATGGGCAAAGCTGCCCAGGTTTTTCCGTAACCCCGCAATCTATCTTACGGGGACAAGTATCGGAGTAAAAGTAGTTTACTCCAGTGAGATTTGACAAAAAACGGGAATAATGTTTCTGGGTTCGTGACCACTCGCTGCAAACAGCTGGTGTTGCTATCCTGAACGTCACTTCACAGTTGATGTGAATGCCTCTGGTGTGCTGAATTTTCTTGAGAAATCACATATATAAATTACATCTTCTGGCCTGCTCACCCATCTGAATGAAATGGAACTTTTTTTTGGGGAGAATGAAATGTAATAATCTAAGGGCCATGTATTGCTCAAGTCACACAATCGCCACGCGACTCAAATCAAACATAAAAAGTATGATCGTCATCGAGGAAAAGCTCGAGTTATTGGAATGATTTCCTTTCATAAGAACAAAATTAATAAGAAACGAAGGCAACTTTTTcacgaggaagaggaggaaaaaaagagaggagaaaaCAGAAATATTATGAACATCAAGATGGCGAGGCGGTCAAAGCACACGCCACGATATGCCAACGATCGCTCTTCCCGGCCGGTCACCGGCGGTGGTGGACGATGCCGGTGCAGCGGTCCTTGATCCAGCGGAGGCCGCGGCGGAGCGACGCCTTGACCCTGGCCTCCACGGCGTAGGCCTTGTAGGCGGCCACCCTCCGCCGGCGCTTGGCCTCCGGGTCGCCCGCCCACCACGACGGCGTGGTCaccgccgacgaccccccgctgccgccgccgccattgTTCCGCGGCGGCCCCGCCGACGAGCCCCGGAACTCCTCCAGATCCCTCATCGTCTCCCCTATCTGTTGCCTCTGCCGCGAAATGCAACGTGCCGGGACGCCCGCGCTTGCAGTTGGAGCACCGCGGGAGACCTGGCTGTATATATAGCCCGTGTGATAGAGACGAGGCCGGCCATGACGGACGGACGGTATGATTGAGAGAGATCGATCGATCGACCTCCCACTGCCTGAAAACTTCGTCAGTAGTGCTTGGCAGGTCACGGCCGGACGCGCATTATTCTTCTCCTTTCATCGTGCAACAAATCCTTGGGCCAGCTGAGACAATGCATCGCCACATAGAATGATAGTTCAGAATATTAATAGGCTCTTTGGTGAAAGAGATATATGTATTGCTCATGTAAGTAGGAATCAGAACGTTGTTAGCCACACACTTGCTGCTTTCGGACAATCGAAGGgctgaactgcagtttggttgcGCTCTGGACCTGCAGACGTTCCTCTACTATGTAGGAACGAATATTCCAACGGTTGAGCAATGAAATCCTTTTAACCCCGCAAAAAAAATCGCGAAAAATTACACGGTCATCATACTCCTAGTTGCCTACTAACAAGGATAGATAGATAGTAGATTACACTAGTTTTcttttactccctccgttcggaattacttgtcgtaaaaatggatgtatctagatgtattatagttctagatacatctatatCAAGACAAGTAATTCCAAACGGAGGTAGTTGCGAGGATACCCAGCTGACATGAACGAGTAATGGTATAAACAACATAGATTTTTTTTTTAATTTATAAACAACATAGATCATGAGATTATTACAGCACTTTTGGCATGAGGTAAAAAACCAAATTTAGGGAATAAGAGCGATTTGTTCTTGTTCGCGATTGTTATTTTTCGGTCGTAGTGGACGAGCAGTTCGCAAGTTGCCCGGCCAGCAGCAGCTGGGATTTATACACAAGGCAAAACAAGTGGCGCCCTGCCAAGTCAACCACACCGTTTCACAGCATGCACAGCCTGCGGATTTCTTTTTTATTAAATTATGAACTTCCCAATGCCCTGCTAATTTTGTCATACAAAATCAAGAAGATTACCTGTAGCCAAGTGGAGCATTACGACATAAAGAAAGAAACAGGCTAGCATATCACCACCTTCTTTTCTTCATCAATCGTGCCCAGGACCAAAACAAAATGGCCCAAGGCAATCCACGTATGCGGAACAAAAACAAAACTACTGTATGTTCATAACTAAATCCGATAATTTATTCTTTCCTATCATTTGCCTGAAAAGTTTTACAAGTCTCCAATTGTACTTCCGATCCATCATATCTGTAACTCCCCCACAAAAAGTTACCTACACCAGACAGTTATGAACTTATTGGAGACGACAACAAGAGTCGAGCCCGCCCGCAATACAGGCGGGCCTTTTTTTAACTGATACAACCCCCGCGGCAGAGGGGCGCTGCTGCACTATGTGCCATAACAGACTTGTGCTCAACGCACAGCCACCTGAGTTCAGACTTGGCAACACACAGTCCTCACCATATAACTAACAGTAACAGTCACAAAAAAGACATTTACAACAGAAGAAGCAGTCATCTCCACGTCGCGCCAAAGTGCGAGACGAAGAACCGGAAGTCCGGGTGGTCCACCTGTACGCAGCGGAGCCAGTTGTCCGCCTCCTGCATCAGCGACGTGACGCTCTCCTGCTCCGGGGCGCCGTTGGACGCCCACAAGGAGCTGCGGAGCTTGTAGGACGCCAGCCCGAAGGCGGGCAGGGAAAGCCTGCCCGTTGCGGTGGTGCAGTGGCCGATTCCCTCGAAGCCGGGGCATGCTGGTGTGGTGGGATGGCTATCTGCAAGTTGAAACCAGAGCATTTAGTTAGCGTTCCATGCATGTCCAGAATACTGGTGTCGTCTAGTGGAGGCAAGATAATAAATAAATTCCATATTTCGTATGGCGCTAGAAACAGGGTGCGGGTGCTGGTGTTTTTACCCTTGGAAGGTGTTGCCAGGCAATGGAATGTCAAGAAGCACGCGTCCAGGTCCTTCAGCGTCGGTCCTGTTGGGATTCTATATATGGGGTACCTGCAATCAAAGCATGAGGATGAAACCAGTAACGTATAGAATCATAGCAGCACTGCCACTGCAGTGTTGCTCTTCTATCTTATGCTGAAATACAGCACGGTATGCTGAAATGCAGCACGATAGGCATGCCTAGTTGTTTAGGCATGGCAACTGGTAGGCATCCTCTGCATGGGCCAGCACAGTCGGCAAATGTTATAACTTGGCCAGTACTGTGATGGCATCATGCTTAATTATAATGAAACCAAAACGTTGTCTACAGAAAAACAGGTACAACGTTATGGCCAGATGCTTTCAAATAAAAATGAGGATGGCAGATAATAATAAGAGGATAATACATGGCAGGTAATACGAGGATAATACATGGCAGGTAATAAGAGGATAATGAGGATGGCATGTATTACGGAATAATTGATCACAAATAATTAAAACTCTCAGAAGTTTAGGAACATCTACAGCAAAAGAGGATAATACATGGCAGCCAACAAATGGAACATAACACATCTTACCACTGGAAAAATGACCGAGTAAACAGGCTCAAAAGTGTTTGAAACATACCATGCAACAGACATCCAACTGGATGGCAGCAAGTCACAGCTTCTGAATGTCTTTAAAGCTGGAAATCTATCCGCAAGAACTGATACCTGGAAAGTGTGCAGAATAAGATTCTATACACTGGAAGTCCGTAACATGCTTTGAGTTTTGGAAGAAACAAAATTTACCTTGTCTGTTAAAGGCTCTCTTCCATACGGAGGATCCCGCTCCAGATGCTCAAATATAGGAAAACTTGCAGATACAAAAGCATCGCCATCCTCACTTTGTAAGACACCATTTTGAGCAGCATCAGTTTCACTGCTACTCTCACTGCTAAAATCCGTAGATTCCCCGTCACTTTCATCCAGAGGATGCCTTAAGCGAGAAAATTAAGTATAAAAAGTTATGCACTAACAAAGGTGTCTCCCAAACAAAAAATACATTCTGAACTAGCAGTACTTTGTTACATACCTATTCTCAGGACTTTTCTTATTCGTCTACTTTTGTTTCTTATTAGTCTTTTATATGTACAGAACATAGTTAAGGATAACTTGCACACCAACCCTAGCTCATAGAAATGGCAAGCACTAAGTTACAAAGTCAAGCTCAACATCTGTACAGGTTGATAAAGGAGAAACTTCTGAAATTACACAAGCTAAACAGGATTTCACCACGAAAGTAGTAGAATACTGTTTGCCAAGCTACTTTTCCAGAGACTTTAGCAAAGCAGTAGAATTTTTCTTTAAGCATCTCTGGAAAAGTAGTAGAAACAAACGGAAATCTCTCCTCTACCCTCAGTTTTGCCAAACAGTATCCGTATGTATAAACTGGGACAGATTTTATTACACTAACATTTTAGGTAAGAGCAAGTATTATATAATACGTACTAATTTTAGTATACTTAAGTGCATTCCTCATAATTTTAATTGTTACCATATATGAACAATCCTCAAGCACAAACAAAACAGATCATACCAAAAAAAATGAGACAAATGAATCTGCTAGACAGATTGACCCATGGACTGTTTATATATTCCAAAAGAGAGAATTTCCTAGAAGTTATAACTTTCATAGCGCATATAAAGTTGTTACCTGGTACTTGCAACAGGTCTAGATGGATCAGCATACAGCTGGATAGCAGAGAGATATGGCACATAATATTGTATCACGGAGTCACCGCCATTTAACACCAGGGGAACACCAGCCCCATAAGCACTCCACTCCCTGAAAGACTCCCAGAGATCATCAAGGCAGAAGTAAGGAGATGAATCCATGGCATCTCCACTCCTCCGCATCCTCAGGCTTGTCTGCAGCAGAACAAAACCAATATAGCTTAATCGTAGAACAGAAGCAATATGATTCAATAACCAAAAGTGGTCTGGCTACTGGAAAACAAAATCCATTTGCGCAGACAGAACATGTGCAAATATTACTACATGATTTAAGCCTTCAGAGAAACTAATGATTTGTAGACGGCAATTGGCACAGATACACATGGCATGGATATGCAGATTACAAGCAAATCAGAGTACCTGAATGGTTACTATATCTAACTTACGTCAAGCACAATCAGCGGAAAATCAAAAGATCCAAAGAGACCAACTGTGTCAATTTCATTCGCTAACACTAAGGAAGGTAGTGCTTACATATAGACTAAACCAACCAATATTGGCTGAATAAGCATTCCCCCAAGACAAATTTCTTCTAGGAAACACGTTCTAGCAATCATCAGTTGGGGGCCATGGTTAAGAAAAGTACACATGA encodes:
- the LOC125552960 gene encoding phosphoribosylformylglycinamidine cyclo-ligase, chloroplastic/mitochondrial-like, which encodes MGADRLLHLVRAPAAAPAGPLRGHPRPHSRVRLPATPAAGMRRVAVSCSASGSGSGSGSGPADEEGMTYKGAGVDIDAGTELVRRIRRLAPGIGGFGGLYPHGDEYLVAGTDGVGTKLKLAFETGIHDTIGIDLVAMSVNDIVTSGAKPLFFLDYYATSKLNVDLAEKVIKGIVDGCQQSDCILLGGETAEMPDFYKEGEYDLSGFAVGAVKKDKVIDGKNIVEGDVLIGLPSSGVHSNGFSLARRVLDKSGLSLTDPLPRNDGVTTTVGEALMAPTVIYVKQVLDIIGKGGVKGLAHITGGGFTDNIPRVFPKGLGAKIVTGSWQVLPVFEWLQQVGKIEDAEMLRTFNMGVGMVLVVSKDAADRILEESSPAYRIGEVIQGEGVQYV
- the LOC125552962 gene encoding uncharacterized protein LOC125552962 yields the protein MRDLEEFRGSSAGPPRNNGGGGSGGSSAVTTPSWWAGDPEAKRRRRVAAYKAYAVEARVKASLRRGLRWIKDRCTGIVHHRR
- the LOC125552963 gene encoding uncharacterized protein LOC125552963 isoform X2 — its product is MAGSSGAAAASSRSHLKGDRFYYPPHRRQTQQHQQQGLQSRRPPTSPSLSPSPSPRRKTAAAAAVSASLDADGRADSDDSSSTSSKPSLASTAAEVNVVSSAPPAEEEEEEAGNLDRFLASTTPSVPVRNTPETSLRMRRSGDAMDSSPYFCLDDLWESFREWSAYGAGVPLVLNGGDSVIQYYVPYLSAIQLYADPSRPVASTSSESSSETDAAQNGVLQSEDGDAFVSASFPIFEHLERDPPYGREPLTDKVSVLADRFPALKTFRSCDLLPSSWMSVAWYPIYRIPTGPTLKDLDACFLTFHCLATPSKDSHPTTPACPGFEGIGHCTTATGRLSLPAFGLASYKLRSSLWASNGAPEQESVTSLMQEADNWLRCVQVDHPDFRFFVSHFGATWR
- the LOC125552963 gene encoding uncharacterized protein LOC125552963 isoform X1, with translation MAGSSGAAAASSRSHLKGDRFYYPPHRRQTQQHQQQGLQSRRPPTSPSLSPSPSPRRKTAAAAAVSASLDADGRADSDDSSSTSSKPSLASTAAEVNVVSSAPPAEEEEEEAGNLDRFLASTTPSVPVRNTPETSLRMRRSGDAMDSSPYFCLDDLWESFREWSAYGAGVPLVLNGGDSVIQYYVPYLSAIQLYADPSRPVASTRHPLDESDGESTDFSSESSSETDAAQNGVLQSEDGDAFVSASFPIFEHLERDPPYGREPLTDKVSVLADRFPALKTFRSCDLLPSSWMSVAWYPIYRIPTGPTLKDLDACFLTFHCLATPSKDSHPTTPACPGFEGIGHCTTATGRLSLPAFGLASYKLRSSLWASNGAPEQESVTSLMQEADNWLRCVQVDHPDFRFFVSHFGATWR
- the LOC125552963 gene encoding uncharacterized protein LOC125552963 isoform X3, coding for MAGSSGAAAASSRSHLKGDRFYYPPHRRQTQQHQQQGLQSRRPPTSPSLSPSPSPRRKTAAAAAVSASLDADGRADSDDSSSTSSKPSLASTAAEVNVVSSAPPAEEEEEEAGNLDRFLASTTPSVPVRNTPETSLRMRRSGDAMDSSPYFCLDDLWESFREWSAYGAGVPLVLNGGDSVIQYYVPYLSAIQLYADPSRPVASTSESSSETDAAQNGVLQSEDGDAFVSASFPIFEHLERDPPYGREPLTDKVSVLADRFPALKTFRSCDLLPSSWMSVAWYPIYRIPTGPTLKDLDACFLTFHCLATPSKDSHPTTPACPGFEGIGHCTTATGRLSLPAFGLASYKLRSSLWASNGAPEQESVTSLMQEADNWLRCVQVDHPDFRFFVSHFGATWR